GCTAAAAATAAGAAGGCCGCCGCCACAGTCGCCAACAAACAGCAGCGAGCATTAGCACTGCAAAACCAAGTTGTTTATTACGACTTTTCATTCTACGGCGCTGATTCTCGTTTATTGGAAGATTATGATTACGACGGGTTTTATCAAACATTTAGTGTGACTTTTGATGCCGATATTAATAGTAGTGCGGGCGATATACAGGCCGATGTATTTGCTGAATTATATTTAAGTCAAGACGGTGGTCCATGGGTTCACTATTACTCAACCGACGTATTCACTTTACATGCCGATTCTAGCAACGACGATTACGAAGTCCTCACCACATTGGCTAATGGTTATCAAACCGATCATTACGATGTGTTGATCGATTTATATGAGTTAGGTTATGCCGATCCGGTAGCCACAATCAGCAGCGATGAATCAAATGCATTGTATGCGTTGCCACTTGAAAGTAGCGACCGTGACGCGGTTTATGTGGAAGAAGTTTATATCGAAAATGAGCATTCTGGTGGATCGTTATCTTGGTTAAGTATCAGTTTTCTCGCTGGGTTTATTGGCCTGCGTAGACGGATGATTAATAAAATATAACGTAAGATTTATGCTTATGTACGTTACAATAACCCTTTTTTGAGTGGATTTAATTTGTTGTCGATTTTGTCAGTTTTTACTTATCCATCAGGGATAAGTAGTTAGGAGTGTGTATGTTAGTAAAGTTAAATGCATCATTGTTATGCGGTTCATTAATGGGTTCGGTACTGTTGTTATCAGGTTGCCAATTACCTAATCCTTATACGGGCGAATCAGAAAATGCTAAAGCGACTAATGGTGCAATGATTGGAGCCCTTTCTGGCGCAGCCATCGGCGTGCTCTCGTCAAGCAAAAGCGACCGCGGTAAAGGTGCATTAATTGGTGCCGCATCTGGTGCAGCTGTTGGTGGTGGTATTGGTTATTACATGGATGTGCAAGAAGCTGAATTGCGCAAACAGCTAAAATCAACTGGTGTGAGTGTCACTCGTAATGGTGACACCATTGTACTGAATATGCCTAATGAAGTGACTTTTGCGGTTGATCAAACAGTATTAAGTGGACGTGCTAAATCAGTGTTAGACAGTGTGGTATTAGTGGCTAAAGAATACGATGATACCCGCTTAAATGTAATTGGTTATACCGACAGTTCAGGTTCAGATTCTTACAATTTACGTTTGTCACAAGTTCGAGCTAGCGAAGTGGCTCAGTATCTTACCAGTAAAAAAGTCAGTGGCGCACGCGTGTCATCCACTGGTATGGGTGAGTCAAGCCCGATTGCAAGTAATTCAACTGAGCAAGGTCGCTCACAAAATCGTCGTGTTGAAATTGTACTCACGCCAATCGGTAAGTAGTCAATAGTCAGCCATAAATCGATAAAGTCTTTTTAATTGATTTATATGATGTAATACAAAAATGGCACTAAGTGAAATAATCACTTAGTGCCATTTTTTATCGCTCAACATAATCCTGGTACTAGGGCCTGTTGATCTTTGCTGGTTGAATTTTGTTCGAGTTAAAAACGTTTTAATCGAGGCGAATGGATTGATGCCTAGTCATCTAAGCAAAATGCATTCAACAAAGAGTAAAACGTTTTTAGCCGAACCCTTCGGGCAGCGTTTGTTGGCCATTTTTACTGTGTTATCGACTTTTTATGTAGAATAACTACACCTCAAAGTCTCTGCCTTGTACAAATGGCCAACAATTCGCTGCAAAAATAACCTTGAAAGATCAACAGGCCCTAAGATACCCTTTGGCACTTTATGCTTAAGTTTGCTCACAGGTTATTATTTCGCGTTAAGGTTATTTCACTATTGAGGCGATATTACCTTGTGCAAATTGAGTGTGGATTTCATCACCCGACTTTATGTTTGCACTATCAAATAATACCTTGCCATCAATATCTTTGGTTATCGAATAGCCACGACTTAAGGTTGCTAGCGGACTCACAGTATCAAGCTGATGTGCTGCGTTAAATAACTTTTGTTCTGACTGAGTTAATTTGTGCTGCATGGCATCCGTTAAACGAGTGTGCAGATAAGATAATCGATTAGTTTCTAGCTTTAGGGTATTAATTGGTGAGCGCTGTTGCAAGCGATTATGCAATTGCTGGTGGCGTAACGTTAAGCGGCTGAGTTTATGCTGTAAGGCATTTTCTAGGCGCATTTGTATTTCGTCAAACCGTTGTTCAAATTGCTGTAGTTTACGTTGTGGTTCATGACGTTGCAGTTGATGGGATAACTGAGTTAATCGACCATATTGCTGCAATTGGTAATGTTTCATACCCTGTTGTAAACGCGATAACAATAATGCTAGTTTTTCTGCTTTATTGCCCTTATCTTTTGACAGTAATTCTGCACCAGCAGATGGCGTCGGTGCGCGCACATCAGCTACGTAGTCGCTGATAGTGGTATCTACTTCATGGCCGACAGCACTGATAATCGGTAAGGCGCTGTTGTAAATAGCATGAGCTAGGTGTTCACTGTTGAAACACCATAAATCTTCTAACGAACCACCGCCACGGGTAAGCAGTAAAACATCAACTTCCATGCGTTGGTTTGCAGTGACAATAGCTTGGCAGATTAGTTGGCTGGCCGCTGCACCTTGAACTTGAGTGGGGTACACCACCACTTCAATAGAGGGATCGCGACGCGCTAACACATGCAGAATATCTCGCAGCGCCGCACCGGTTGCCGAAGTGATAACCCCAATGCGTTGAATGTTGTCTGGAATAGGGCGTTTGGTTTCTAGGGCAAATAAGCCGTCTGCGGCTAGTTTCAGTTTTAGTGTTTCAAACTCTTGTGCCAGCAATCCATCACCGGCGGGTAACATCGACTCAAGCAGTAATTGGTAGTCGCCACGAGGCTCGTACACACTTATTGCCGCTTTAATTAATACTTGCTGGCCATTAACAGGTTTAAAGCGTACCGATTGATTACGGCCTTTAAACATCGCGCAACGAACTTGTGAATGAGCATCTTTTAACGTGAGGTACCAATGCCCTGAGCTGGGAGCCGAAAAATTTGATATTTCACCATTAAGCCAGATTTTGCCAATTTGACCTTCAAGAATATGCCTCACTTCGCTGTTCAATTGCGAAACACTGTAAACATTGTTTTTTGTGGCACTCATGAGAGTTCTCATTCTAACGTTAATAAATATCTATTTTCCATTTACCAACTGCAATATGCAAGGTATAATCTCGCCGCAATATTTCAATCAAAATCCTACCTACTAGGGAGATGTTGCCATGCTACGTTTACTGAAAGATGCACTAACCTTTGATGATGTTTTGTTGGTTCCTGCCCACTCGACCGTACTCCCTAATACCGCTGTTCTTAAAACTCGTTTAACGACTAAAATCGAATTAAATATTCCACTCGTGTCTGCTGCTATGGACACCGTGACTGAATCTCGTCTTGCTATCGCAATGGCGCAAGAAGGTGGTTTAGGATTTATTCATAAAAACATGAGTATTGAGCAACAAGCCGAAGAAGTCCGTAAAGTTAAAAGTTATGAAGCCGGTATTGTTCAAGACCCCGTTACCGTTACCCCATCAACAACCTTAACTGATTTACGTTTATTAACTGAACGTAATGGTTTTGCTGGTTACCCTGTGGTGAATGATGCACACGAACTTGTGGGTATTATTACTGGTCGTGACGTGCGTTTTGTGACTGACTGGAGCAAAACCGTTGCCGACATGATGACCCCAAAAGATCGTTTGGTCACCGTGACAGAAGGGACTAAATTAGATGAAGTGCAAAAATTAATGCATTCTCATCGTATTGAAAAAGTCTTAGTGGTCGACAGTAACTTTAAGCTTAAAGGCTTAGTCACCGTTAAAGATTTCGAAAAAGCTGAGCGCAAACCCAACGCATGTAAAGACGAGTTAGGTCGTTTACGTGTTGGTGCAGCAGTGGGCGCAGGTCCTGGTAATGAAGAGCGTGTTGACGCACTTGTAAAGGCCGGTGTTGACGTATTATTAATCGACTCATCTCATGGTCACTCTGAAGGCGTGTTACAACGTATTCGTGACACGCGCGCTAAATATCCAGACTTACAAATTGTTGGCGGCAACGTAGCAACGGCTTCTGGCGCATTAGCGTTAGTGGAAGCGGGCGTTAACGCGGTTAAAGTCGGTATCGGCCCTGGTTCAATTTGTACGACTCGTATCGTGACCGGTGTTGGCGTGCCACAAATTACCGCAGTATCTGATGCTGCTGAAGCTGTACTTGCGTTAGGCATTCCGGTGATTGCTGATGGCGGTATTCGTTTCTCTGGCGACTTGGCTAAAGCATTAGCTGCTGGCGCATCATGTATTATGGCGGGTTCTATGTTTGCTGGTACTGATGAAGCACCTGGCGAAACTGAACTTTACCAAGGTCGTGCTTATAAATCCTATCGCGGCATGGGTTCACTTGGTGCAATGGGCCAGACTCAAGGTTCATCAGACCGTTACTTCCAAAGTGACAATGCTGCAGACAAATTAGTCCCTGAAGGTATTGAAGGTCGCGTACCGTACAAAGGTAAGTTGAAAGAAATTATTCACCAACATATGGGCGGCTTACGTTCATGCATGGGGTTAACAGGTTGTGCCACTATTAAAGATTTAAATGAAAAAGCACAGTTTGTGAAAGTGACATCTGCAGGTATGGGTGAATCGCATGTTCATGATGTGATTATTACCAAAGAAGCGCCAAACTACCGTTCTGGTTCATAATTTCAATGAGGGCGACAATTGTCGCCCTTCTGTTATTAGCGTTAATTTGCCCGCATTGATTTGATGCGGGTTATTACACTTAATCAATATGTAAAGGTTATCCATGAGTAATATTCACGATCATAAGATTCTAATCCTCGATTTTGGTTCTCAATACACTCAGCTTATTGCGCGTCGTATCCGTGAAATTGGTGTGTATTGTGAGTTATGGGCTTGGGATGTGAGCGAAGCGCAAATTCGTGAGTTTGCGCCAAATGGTATTATTTTAGCGGGCGGCCCTGAAAGTGTGACCGAGGAAAATTCTCCTCGCGCTCCTGAATATGTATTTACAGCTGGTGTACCAGTATTAGGTATTTGTTACGGCATGCAAACCATGTCAGAACAACTCGGTGGCAAAGTGATTAAAGGTGT
This region of Shewanella livingstonensis genomic DNA includes:
- a CDS encoding choice-of-anchor H family protein, coding for MKHNTAKTANVSSINNQVKLGISLCVASALWLSSPTVQAAERISEQGLGTYSQARVINSQVTESDTDKQARMNALHEQVKLPSNASSAIQKVTREQVMAKNKKAAATVANKQQRALALQNQVVYYDFSFYGADSRLLEDYDYDGFYQTFSVTFDADINSSAGDIQADVFAELYLSQDGGPWVHYYSTDVFTLHADSSNDDYEVLTTLANGYQTDHYDVLIDLYELGYADPVATISSDESNALYALPLESSDRDAVYVEEVYIENEHSGGSLSWLSISFLAGFIGLRRRMINKI
- a CDS encoding OmpA family protein produces the protein MLVKLNASLLCGSLMGSVLLLSGCQLPNPYTGESENAKATNGAMIGALSGAAIGVLSSSKSDRGKGALIGAASGAAVGGGIGYYMDVQEAELRKQLKSTGVSVTRNGDTIVLNMPNEVTFAVDQTVLSGRAKSVLDSVVLVAKEYDDTRLNVIGYTDSSGSDSYNLRLSQVRASEVAQYLTSKKVSGARVSSTGMGESSPIASNSTEQGRSQNRRVEIVLTPIGK
- the xseA gene encoding exodeoxyribonuclease VII large subunit, which translates into the protein MSATKNNVYSVSQLNSEVRHILEGQIGKIWLNGEISNFSAPSSGHWYLTLKDAHSQVRCAMFKGRNQSVRFKPVNGQQVLIKAAISVYEPRGDYQLLLESMLPAGDGLLAQEFETLKLKLAADGLFALETKRPIPDNIQRIGVITSATGAALRDILHVLARRDPSIEVVVYPTQVQGAAASQLICQAIVTANQRMEVDVLLLTRGGGSLEDLWCFNSEHLAHAIYNSALPIISAVGHEVDTTISDYVADVRAPTPSAGAELLSKDKGNKAEKLALLLSRLQQGMKHYQLQQYGRLTQLSHQLQRHEPQRKLQQFEQRFDEIQMRLENALQHKLSRLTLRHQQLHNRLQQRSPINTLKLETNRLSYLHTRLTDAMQHKLTQSEQKLFNAAHQLDTVSPLATLSRGYSITKDIDGKVLFDSANIKSGDEIHTQFAQGNIASIVK
- the guaB gene encoding IMP dehydrogenase, coding for MLRLLKDALTFDDVLLVPAHSTVLPNTAVLKTRLTTKIELNIPLVSAAMDTVTESRLAIAMAQEGGLGFIHKNMSIEQQAEEVRKVKSYEAGIVQDPVTVTPSTTLTDLRLLTERNGFAGYPVVNDAHELVGIITGRDVRFVTDWSKTVADMMTPKDRLVTVTEGTKLDEVQKLMHSHRIEKVLVVDSNFKLKGLVTVKDFEKAERKPNACKDELGRLRVGAAVGAGPGNEERVDALVKAGVDVLLIDSSHGHSEGVLQRIRDTRAKYPDLQIVGGNVATASGALALVEAGVNAVKVGIGPGSICTTRIVTGVGVPQITAVSDAAEAVLALGIPVIADGGIRFSGDLAKALAAGASCIMAGSMFAGTDEAPGETELYQGRAYKSYRGMGSLGAMGQTQGSSDRYFQSDNAADKLVPEGIEGRVPYKGKLKEIIHQHMGGLRSCMGLTGCATIKDLNEKAQFVKVTSAGMGESHVHDVIITKEAPNYRSGS